One region of Vigna angularis cultivar LongXiaoDou No.4 chromosome 10, ASM1680809v1, whole genome shotgun sequence genomic DNA includes:
- the LOC108323135 gene encoding uncharacterized protein LOC108323135 has translation MIDFKWEVGTYFVDKQDILDAIKSYVIENGKILKLVENDKKRIRVKCLGSKGECPWRAYFGFMDVVKSWKLRTVVDRHTCSREHKLRLFNAKWCNRKLEKTLRENPNVKGVDIRDKITRKWNIAISKNMAYGAKAYASDEVAGSFRRNPGSTIKVKVESYDGKSIFKRFYACLKACKDSFVSCRPIIGLDGAFLKGRHRGELLTVVARDANDQMLPLAYAIIEVENKETWTWFMELLIEYLGGPEVCSSLTIISDQQKGLLQAVQDVILGVVKILCKAFICQLQEEIPWKEPEKAYVEGSYSNPPTKMGERDEMFWSRSRFTTATQCDTLTNNMLEAFNSVLVNTRTKPIFTMLEEIRLYMMKRWATNRSRAMSFKSSICPKILSRLQKEGLQTMNWIPSWSAQRLFEVRHVSQSGEKFVVDIDQYSCSCRKWSISGIPCVHALAAMRFLSIHPEDYIPVCYQKSTYEEIYSSIIYPINGNNLWKVTQSSNVMPPSTRQMSGRPKKKRRLEQWKLKKSSTKMSKGGLLKRCGICREVGHNRKNYRRETRCRKRDNNLVHYRRVKQMEKNHFRVEDYSLF, from the exons ATGATTGATTTCAAGTGGGAAGTGGGAACATATTTCGTGGATAAACAAGACATCCTTGATGCCATCAAAAGTTATGTAATAGAGAATgggaaaattttgaaacttgttgaaaatgataaaaaaagaattaggGTTAAATGTTTGGGATCAAAAGGAGAATGTCCGTGGAGGGCATATTTTGGTTTCATGGATGTAGTAAAGTCATGGAAACTAAGGACTGTGGTTGACAGGCATACATGTAGTAGGGAACACAAGTTGCGACTATTCAATGCAAAATGGTGTAATagaaaattggaaaaaacaTTGAGAGAGAATCCTAATGTAAAGGGAGttgatattagagataaaattacTAGGAAATGGAACATAGCAATATCTAAGAACATGGCTTACGGGGCCAAAGCCTATGCATCAGACGAAGTGGCTGGGTCCTTCA GAAGAAATCCTGGGTCCACAATCAAGGTGAAAGTTGAGTCATATGATGGGAAATCAATCTTCAAGAGGTTTTACGCATGCCTAAAGGCATGCAAAGATAGCTTTGTCTCATGCAGGCCAATCATTGGCCTTGATGGAGCCTTTTTGAAAGGCAGACATCGTGGTGAGCTATTAACTGTTGTGGCTCGTGATGCAAACGACCAAATGTTGCCACTGGCGTATGCGATCATAGAAGTTGAGAACAAAGAGACTTGGACTTGGTTTATGGAGCTATTAATTGAATACCTAGGTGGACCTGAGGTGTGTTCTTCACTTACAATCATATCAGATCAACAGAAG GGTTTGTTACAAGCTGTACAAGATGTTATTCTTGGAGTTGTAAAGATTTTGTGTAAGGCATTTATATGCCAACTTCAAGAAGAAATTCCTTGGAAAGAACCTGAAAAAGCTTATGTGGAGGGCAGCTATAGCAACCCACCCACAAAAATGGGAGAGCGAGATGAGAT GTTTTGGTCCAGATCAAGGTTCACAACCGCAACTCAATGTGATACTTTAACTAATAACATGTTAGAAGCCTTTAATAGTGTGCTGGTAAATACGAGGACAAAACCAATTTTTACAATGTTGGAGGAAATCAGACTATACATGATGAAGAGATGGGCCACTAATAGGTCAAGGGCAATGTCATTTAAGTCATCAATTTGTCCAAAAATACTGAGTAGACTACAAAAGGAAGGACTACAAACAATGAATTGGATTCCCAG CTGGTCTGCACAAAGGCTATTTGAAGTCAGACATGTGTCCCAAAGTGGGGAAAAGTTTGTGGTGGATATAGATCAATATTCATGCTCGTGCAGGAAATGGAGCATTAGTGGAATACCTTGTGTACATGCACTGGCAGCAATGAGGTTTCTCAGCATACATCCAGAGGACTACATACCTGTATGCTATCAAAAGTCAACCTATGAAGAAATTTATTCCTCCATTATATATCCCATTAATGGAAACAACCTCTGGAAGGTAACCCAAAGTTCAAATGTCATGCCTCCATCAACAAGACAGATGTCTGGTCGTCctaagaagaaaaggaggtTAGAGCAATGGAAGTTGAAGAAAAGTAGCACCAAAATGTCAAAA